The following are encoded in a window of Flavobacterium sp. WC2421 genomic DNA:
- a CDS encoding MFS transporter gives MHHKISIKEKVGYGLGDAASSMFWKIFSMYLMFFYTDVFGLAPAVVGTMFLITRIWDSCFDPIVGIIADRTKTRWGKFRPYLLWTAIPFAVIGILTFYTPDFDEKGKIIYAYITYSLMMMVYSIINVPYASLLGVMSSDRKERTTLSSYRMVFAFAGSLLALWLIEPLVNHFGGNMNSKTGWLYTIIVFGIITTLFFWGCFFLTKERVKPISDEKTNLKEDLKDLWENKPWWILLGAGIGALVFNSIRDGAAVYYFKYYVSNTVNYSFNVFGETFAMTPTSLYLVLGQAANIIGVIAATPIANKIGKKNTFFGAMTLAAILSVVFYFFGKEDVLLIMVFQILISICAGCIFPLIWSMYADSADYSEWKQGRRATGLVFSASSMSQKFGWTIGGAATGWLLAFYGFQANIEQTALTQNGIQLMLSILPAIAAAISVLFILFYPLNEEKLQIIEQELDNKRNLNK, from the coding sequence ATGCACCATAAAATAAGTATAAAAGAAAAAGTTGGTTACGGCTTAGGAGATGCTGCCTCCTCTATGTTTTGGAAAATATTCAGCATGTATCTTATGTTTTTTTACACCGATGTTTTCGGTCTAGCTCCAGCCGTAGTTGGAACTATGTTCTTAATAACTAGAATCTGGGATTCTTGTTTTGATCCCATTGTAGGAATAATTGCTGATCGTACTAAAACACGTTGGGGTAAGTTTAGACCTTATTTATTATGGACTGCAATTCCATTTGCCGTAATAGGTATCTTAACATTTTATACTCCTGATTTTGATGAAAAAGGCAAAATAATCTATGCTTACATTACTTATTCTTTAATGATGATGGTGTATTCCATAATCAATGTTCCTTACGCTTCACTACTTGGAGTAATGTCATCGGATAGAAAAGAACGCACAACCCTATCTTCTTATCGTATGGTTTTTGCATTTGCTGGAAGCTTATTGGCACTTTGGTTAATAGAACCTTTGGTAAATCATTTTGGAGGAAATATGAATTCAAAAACGGGTTGGTTATATACCATCATCGTATTTGGAATTATCACGACCCTCTTTTTTTGGGGCTGTTTTTTTCTAACCAAAGAGCGCGTTAAACCCATTTCTGATGAAAAAACAAATTTAAAAGAAGACCTTAAAGATCTATGGGAAAACAAACCATGGTGGATTTTACTTGGTGCGGGAATTGGTGCATTAGTATTCAATTCAATCCGAGATGGTGCAGCCGTTTATTACTTTAAATATTACGTAAGCAATACAGTAAACTACAGTTTTAATGTATTTGGAGAGACTTTTGCAATGACACCAACCTCATTATACTTAGTTCTAGGACAAGCTGCGAATATTATTGGAGTAATTGCCGCCACTCCTATTGCAAACAAAATTGGTAAAAAAAACACCTTTTTTGGAGCGATGACCTTAGCCGCAATTTTAAGCGTTGTTTTTTACTTTTTTGGAAAAGAAGATGTTTTACTAATTATGGTTTTCCAAATATTAATAAGTATTTGTGCGGGTTGCATCTTTCCTTTAATCTGGTCGATGTATGCTGACAGTGCTGATTACTCTGAATGGAAACAAGGTCGTAGAGCAACAGGATTAGTATTCTCTGCTTCTTCTATGTCACAAAAATTTGGTTGGACAATTGGTGGGGCTGCAACAGGATGGCTTCTTGCATTTTATGGTTTTCAGGCGAATATTGAACAAACCGCCTTGACACAAAACGGAATCCAACTCATGCTAAGTATTCTTCCTGCTATTGCCGCAGCAATCTCAGTACTCTTTATTCTATTTTATCCATTGAATGAAGAAAAACTACAAATCATAGAACAAGAACTTGATAACAAACGAAATTTAAATAAATAA
- a CDS encoding glycosidase, with protein MNTKNMITDFQNRKTDIQNEFQILIAQKNEPKNTVGNGIFTRYKNPIITASHAPIEWRFDLNPATNPLLLERIGVNATLNSGAIKWNNKYILAVRVEGFDRKSFIAIAESPNGVDNFEFWEKPCVLPQIEGNPDTNVYDMRLVNHEDGWIYGIFCTERKDPNAPKGDTSSAIANAGIVRTKDLITWERLPDLISNTGQQRNVVFHPEFVNGKYAVYTRPQDGFIDIGNGGGVGLGYIDDITNPVVQNETIIYGKQYHTVYELKNGLGPAPIKTTKGWLHLAHGVRNTAAGLRYTLYMFMTALDDISKVTHKPAGHFMGPEGIERVGDVSNVLFSNGWIEDEDGTVFIYYASSDTRMHVAVSSVEKLVDYVTNTPEDTFTSAGSVHTIIELVNKNKAIS; from the coding sequence ATGAATACAAAAAATATGATCACTGATTTCCAAAATAGAAAAACTGATATTCAAAACGAATTTCAAATTTTAATAGCACAAAAAAACGAACCTAAAAACACTGTTGGAAACGGTATCTTCACACGTTACAAAAATCCAATTATAACAGCTAGTCACGCTCCTATTGAGTGGAGATTTGATTTAAATCCAGCTACTAATCCATTATTATTAGAACGCATTGGGGTAAATGCAACTTTGAATTCTGGTGCCATTAAATGGAATAATAAATATATTCTTGCTGTTCGTGTAGAAGGTTTTGATCGTAAATCATTTATTGCTATTGCTGAAAGTCCAAATGGTGTTGATAATTTCGAATTTTGGGAGAAACCATGTGTATTGCCTCAAATCGAAGGGAATCCTGACACTAATGTGTACGATATGCGTTTAGTAAACCACGAAGACGGATGGATTTATGGTATATTTTGTACCGAAAGAAAAGATCCAAATGCTCCAAAAGGAGATACTAGTTCTGCTATTGCAAATGCAGGAATCGTACGAACCAAAGATTTAATAACTTGGGAACGTTTGCCTGATTTAATTTCGAATACAGGTCAACAAAGAAATGTAGTATTTCATCCTGAATTTGTAAACGGAAAATATGCAGTTTATACGCGTCCACAAGACGGATTTATTGACATAGGAAATGGTGGTGGTGTAGGATTAGGTTATATCGATGACATTACAAATCCAGTGGTGCAAAACGAGACTATCATTTACGGAAAGCAATATCATACGGTTTACGAACTTAAAAACGGTTTAGGTCCAGCACCAATTAAAACTACAAAGGGTTGGTTGCATTTAGCACATGGTGTAAGAAATACCGCTGCAGGATTGCGATATACTTTGTACATGTTTATGACAGCTTTAGATGATATTTCAAAAGTAACCCACAAACCTGCTGGACATTTTATGGGGCCAGAAGGAATTGAAAGAGTGGGTGATGTATCTAATGTCTTGTTCTCTAATGGATGGATTGAGGATGAAGATGGAACTGTTTTTATCTATTACGCTTCATCAGATACGAGAATGCATGTAGCGGTTTCATCTGTTGAAAAACTAGTAGATTACGTAACCAATACTCCTGAAGACACCTTTACATCAGCAGGATCAGTGCATACAATTATTGAATTAGTAAATAAAAATAAAGCAATTTCATAA
- a CDS encoding glycoside hydrolase family 26 protein, which translates to MKKNTIALFTLFCLFISCASKKQPNDTKSSLSDTKSTIETQQLYNNLKKSIDIGIFFGHQDDLAYGVNWKYEAGRSDVKELTGDYPAVYGWDLAGLEKKSKTNIDGVPFDKMRQYIKESHKRGGITTLSWHIDNPLTNKNAWDITPNSLASALPGGVNHKKFKSWLDEGIRFILSIKDENGKPIPMVYRPYHELTGNWFWWCKNNGSPEEFKALWKFTINYFQQKGVHNLIYVYNTADFNTKEEFLEYYPGSDYADILSFDKYQYSDPTKDNSFIENCQRQFKIMDEVTKEQNKIMAFAETGYEAIPYDKWWTDTLIKAIGDYKISYLLVWRNHGWQEKEQKMHYYAPYKGQISEKDFINFYKLDKILFEKEAKKENLYKNN; encoded by the coding sequence ATGAAAAAAAACACTATTGCACTATTCACTCTTTTTTGCCTTTTTATCTCTTGCGCCTCAAAAAAACAACCTAATGATACTAAATCATCTCTTTCTGATACAAAATCAACTATAGAAACTCAACAATTATACAATAATTTAAAAAAATCAATTGATATTGGAATCTTTTTTGGTCACCAAGATGATTTAGCCTACGGTGTAAATTGGAAATATGAAGCTGGAAGAAGTGATGTAAAAGAACTCACTGGAGACTATCCTGCGGTATATGGATGGGATCTTGCAGGACTAGAAAAAAAATCAAAAACAAATATAGACGGTGTACCATTTGATAAAATGAGACAGTACATCAAAGAATCACATAAAAGAGGAGGTATTACTACTCTTAGCTGGCATATTGATAATCCTTTAACAAATAAAAACGCTTGGGACATTACTCCAAATTCTCTAGCATCAGCGCTACCTGGTGGTGTCAATCATAAAAAATTCAAATCTTGGTTAGATGAAGGAATACGCTTTATTTTATCTATAAAAGATGAAAATGGAAAACCTATTCCTATGGTATACCGACCCTACCATGAACTTACAGGAAACTGGTTTTGGTGGTGCAAAAACAATGGAAGTCCAGAAGAGTTTAAAGCATTATGGAAATTTACTATTAATTATTTTCAGCAAAAAGGAGTACATAATTTAATATATGTTTACAATACTGCCGACTTTAATACCAAAGAAGAGTTTCTAGAATATTATCCTGGAAGTGATTATGCTGATATTTTAAGTTTTGATAAATACCAATACAGTGACCCTACGAAAGATAATTCTTTTATAGAAAATTGCCAAAGACAATTTAAAATCATGGATGAAGTAACCAAAGAACAAAATAAAATTATGGCTTTTGCCGAAACGGGTTATGAAGCTATTCCTTATGATAAATGGTGGACTGATACATTAATAAAAGCGATTGGTGATTATAAAATTTCCTATCTATTAGTATGGAGAAACCACGGATGGCAAGAGAAAGAACAAAAAATGCATTATTACGCACCCTATAAAGGGCAAATAAGCGAAAAAGACTTTATCAATTTTTATAAACTTGATAAAATTCTATTCGAAAAAGAAGCGAAAAAAGAAAACCTATATAAAAATAATTAA
- a CDS encoding AGE family epimerase/isomerase, with the protein MSLQLKKLKFELTAELDSILGYWSAFSLDTVNNGFVGQIDANEVIYTEAEKGSVLNARILWTFSAAYKQTKYEEHKKIAKRAFDYIADHFYDTEFGGIFWSLHADGTPKDTKNQIYAIAFVIYGLTEYYAISKEEKALELAIHLYQKIQEHSYDPINKGYLEAFTRHWQNIDDLRLSDKDANEKKTMNTHLHIVEAYANLYTVWKEETLLNDIVELLEVIDAHFINEETGHLKLFFDENWIENPDVISYGHDIEAAWLLLQCAEISGNEKLIARYKKHAIQLTDVTNEGIDEDGGLWYELDPERNELIVEKHWWPQAELMIGFFNAYELTGDKSYLDVVLKNWEFIKKYLLDTENGEWHWGVNADYSLIEKDKAGFWKCPYHNGRACIEVINRIKKIENT; encoded by the coding sequence GTGTCCTTACAATTAAAAAAATTAAAATTTGAACTAACAGCAGAACTCGATTCTATTTTAGGATATTGGTCGGCGTTTTCATTGGATACAGTTAATAATGGTTTTGTAGGCCAAATTGATGCCAACGAGGTAATTTATACCGAAGCAGAAAAAGGTTCGGTATTGAATGCTCGCATTCTTTGGACGTTCTCAGCAGCTTACAAACAAACAAAATACGAAGAGCACAAAAAAATTGCCAAACGTGCTTTTGACTATATCGCTGATCATTTTTATGATACGGAATTTGGCGGTATTTTTTGGAGTTTACATGCTGATGGAACACCAAAAGATACCAAAAACCAAATTTATGCGATCGCATTTGTAATCTATGGATTGACGGAATATTATGCTATTTCCAAAGAAGAAAAAGCATTAGAACTCGCTATTCATTTGTACCAAAAAATTCAAGAGCACAGTTACGATCCAATAAACAAAGGGTATCTAGAAGCTTTTACACGCCATTGGCAAAACATTGACGATTTGCGCTTGAGTGATAAAGACGCTAACGAAAAGAAAACAATGAATACGCATTTGCATATTGTGGAAGCATATGCCAATTTGTATACCGTTTGGAAAGAGGAAACCTTACTTAATGACATTGTTGAATTGCTCGAGGTAATTGATGCTCATTTTATTAATGAAGAAACAGGTCATTTAAAACTATTTTTTGATGAAAACTGGATCGAAAACCCAGATGTAATATCCTATGGACACGACATAGAAGCTGCATGGCTTTTATTACAATGTGCAGAAATTTCTGGAAATGAAAAATTAATAGCACGTTATAAAAAACACGCTATTCAACTTACGGATGTCACCAATGAAGGAATTGATGAAGATGGTGGTTTATGGTATGAATTGGATCCCGAAAGAAATGAATTAATTGTCGAAAAACACTGGTGGCCTCAAGCAGAATTGATGATTGGTTTTTTTAATGCCTATGAATTAACCGGAGATAAAAGCTATTTAGATGTAGTCTTAAAGAATTGGGAATTTATAAAGAAATACCTTCTTGATACAGAAAACGGGGAATGGCACTGGGGTGTAAATGCCGATTATTCTTTAATAGAAAAAGACAAAGCCGGTTTTTGGAAATGTCCCTATCATAATGGTCGGGCCTGTATTGAAGTCATTAACCGAATTAAAAAAATCGAGAATACATAG
- a CDS encoding cellulase family glycosylhydrolase — MKNLVSKIMLLAICVSATVCSAQKQAPITVKGTQFYKGDKPYSYVGTNYWYGSLLGSKKVGDRKRLLRELDLMKKNGIDNLRILVGADGGTYDYTVSPALQYEQGKYNADLLDGLDFLIAEMGKRNMYAVLYLNNNWEWSGGMSQYLEWNGYGKIPNPNIKPNTWPQFMDYIKQYHSCEPCMVAFENHIKYILGRTNAYNNKKYTQDNAIMAWQVGNEPRVQSIENEGKFTIWLNKTVDLIDRLDPNHLISTGSEGKAGSNDDLATFERTHNNPKIDYLTMHIWPKNWGWFKADDAKTTLPVAIEKATQYINDHIAVAKKLGKPIVIEEFGLPRANESLLPNSYVVDRNTFYKAFFERLLKSHNNNEALQGINFWGFGGEGKAVNATGKWNIGDTFTADPPQEPQGLNTVFSSDKLTLELVKMYNLKLK; from the coding sequence ATGAAGAATTTAGTTTCAAAAATAATGCTGCTCGCTATTTGTGTTTCGGCAACTGTTTGTTCGGCACAAAAACAAGCGCCAATAACCGTAAAAGGGACGCAATTTTACAAAGGTGATAAACCGTATTCGTATGTTGGCACCAATTATTGGTATGGCAGTTTACTGGGTTCCAAAAAAGTGGGTGATCGTAAACGATTGCTTCGCGAACTGGATTTAATGAAAAAAAACGGAATAGACAATCTTCGAATTTTAGTAGGAGCTGATGGCGGAACGTATGATTATACCGTTAGTCCGGCTTTGCAATACGAACAAGGAAAATACAATGCCGATTTATTGGATGGCTTGGATTTCTTGATTGCAGAAATGGGAAAACGCAACATGTATGCGGTTTTATATTTGAATAACAACTGGGAATGGTCAGGCGGTATGTCACAATATTTAGAATGGAATGGCTACGGAAAAATTCCAAATCCGAACATTAAACCCAACACTTGGCCTCAATTTATGGATTATATAAAGCAATACCACAGTTGTGAACCGTGTATGGTGGCTTTTGAGAATCATATCAAGTATATTTTGGGACGAACAAATGCCTATAATAATAAAAAATATACCCAGGACAATGCGATTATGGCTTGGCAAGTAGGTAATGAACCTCGTGTACAAAGTATTGAAAATGAAGGAAAATTTACAATTTGGCTGAATAAAACTGTTGATTTGATTGACCGTTTAGACCCCAACCATTTGATTTCGACAGGTTCTGAAGGAAAAGCAGGCTCGAATGATGATTTGGCTACTTTTGAGCGTACCCATAACAATCCAAAAATTGACTATTTGACGATGCATATTTGGCCGAAAAACTGGGGTTGGTTCAAAGCTGATGATGCGAAAACTACTTTACCAGTTGCGATTGAAAAAGCCACACAATATATTAATGACCATATTGCGGTGGCAAAAAAATTAGGAAAACCTATTGTAATTGAAGAATTTGGATTACCAAGAGCCAATGAAAGTCTATTGCCAAATTCCTACGTAGTGGATAGAAATACATTTTACAAAGCTTTCTTCGAAAGATTACTGAAAAGTCACAACAATAATGAGGCATTACAAGGGATTAATTTCTGGGGCTTTGGTGGCGAAGGAAAAGCCGTTAACGCTACAGGAAAATGGAATATCGGAGACACTTTTACTGCAGATCCTCCACAAGAACCACAAGGTTTGAATACTGTTTTTTCTTCGGATAAATTGACATTGGAATTGGTAAAAATGTACAATTTGAAATTGAAATAA
- a CDS encoding aldo/keto reductase — protein MEYNRCGKSGLLLPQISLGLWHNFGSVDIFENGENIVKEAFDKGITHFDLANNYGPIPGSAETNFGRILKNNFQGNLRDEMVIATKAGYKMWEGPYGEWGSRKYLISSLNQSLKRMNLDYVDIFYSHRFDPNTPLEETMMALDYAVRSGKALYAGISNYPAEQTKQATEILKQLGTPCLIHQEKYSMFVRTCEEGLLDVLEEKGVGCIAFSPLAQGLLTDKYLKGIPENSRAFNPNGHLQSEEVSEAKVQKIITLNEIAKERNQSLAQMALAWLLKDNRITSVLIGASSVGQLNNNIDSLQNLDFSAAELAEIESILG, from the coding sequence ATGGAATACAATAGATGCGGAAAAAGTGGTTTATTACTGCCACAGATTTCTTTAGGATTATGGCATAACTTCGGTTCAGTAGATATTTTTGAAAACGGAGAAAATATTGTCAAAGAAGCTTTTGATAAAGGAATAACTCATTTTGATTTAGCCAACAATTACGGACCAATACCGGGTTCTGCAGAAACTAATTTTGGTAGAATTTTAAAGAATAATTTCCAAGGAAATTTACGTGACGAAATGGTGATTGCTACAAAGGCAGGATACAAAATGTGGGAAGGTCCTTATGGAGAATGGGGTTCAAGGAAATACTTAATATCAAGTTTGAATCAAAGTTTAAAGCGAATGAACCTCGATTATGTAGATATCTTTTATTCACATCGTTTTGATCCAAATACACCACTTGAAGAGACTATGATGGCATTAGATTATGCAGTACGAAGCGGAAAAGCTTTGTATGCAGGAATTTCTAATTATCCAGCGGAGCAAACGAAACAAGCAACTGAAATTCTGAAACAATTAGGAACACCTTGTTTAATTCACCAAGAAAAATATTCGATGTTTGTGCGCACCTGTGAGGAAGGGTTGCTGGACGTTCTAGAAGAAAAAGGAGTTGGTTGTATTGCTTTCTCACCATTGGCACAAGGATTACTTACCGATAAGTATCTAAAAGGGATTCCTGAAAATTCAAGGGCTTTTAATCCTAATGGACATTTGCAATCAGAAGAAGTATCTGAAGCTAAAGTTCAAAAGATAATAACGTTGAATGAAATAGCGAAAGAACGAAATCAATCTTTGGCACAAATGGCTTTGGCTTGGTTGTTAAAAGACAATAGAATCACTTCTGTTTTGATTGGCGCGAGTTCTGTGGGACAATTAAATAATAATATAGACAGTTTGCAGAATTTGGATTTCTCCGCAGCAGAATTAGCTGAGATTGAAAGTATTTTGGGATAA
- a CDS encoding glycoside hydrolase family 28 protein, which yields MKKIIILLFISFAFSTNAQTFDITKYGAIGDAKTINTKAIQNTIDTCFKNGGGTVYVPAGIFMMGTVNLKSNVNLHLESGAILRGSADINDYLPVSGVHYGMFFTENSENITISGSGNIDANGGVFFDATKAKKIEWGGVTGTRQKENFRKVVDGSIGDGPIVPKERPYQTIIFSNCKRVTIKDVFITQSTFWTILIADCDSVLIDGIRLWTNMLAPNADGIDITSGKNITISNCDVRTGDDAIIVVGYASHFEVPGFKDLRHSSENINIINCNLQSASSAIRIGYFDHNSVRNINISNCNITNSTRGIGIFLRDQGSLENINVSNVNIETKLRTGDWWGNGEPIHISAVRGKVKVAGTETEKLGIIKNVTFSNVNCKAENGILVYGSEESRLQNINFKNVTFDFVDSKLNDVAGGNIDLRGCLDEKQQLFQRDIPGIYGQYVDNLTIEDFKLTWTGTRMPYFTNGIEINNFNDVRIANFKGSASPINKMAVPVLLENGTNADLVLDKKIIAKKINVKN from the coding sequence ATGAAAAAAATTATCATATTACTATTCATCAGCTTTGCATTTTCAACCAATGCACAAACTTTTGATATTACAAAGTACGGAGCAATTGGCGATGCCAAAACTATAAATACCAAAGCTATCCAAAATACAATCGACACTTGTTTTAAAAACGGTGGAGGAACCGTTTATGTGCCTGCAGGTATTTTTATGATGGGAACGGTAAACTTAAAAAGCAATGTAAATCTGCATCTTGAAAGCGGTGCAATTTTAAGAGGAAGTGCTGACATTAATGATTATCTTCCTGTAAGCGGAGTGCATTACGGCATGTTTTTTACTGAGAATTCAGAAAATATTACGATTTCTGGAAGTGGAAATATTGATGCAAATGGCGGTGTATTTTTTGATGCAACTAAAGCTAAAAAAATTGAATGGGGCGGCGTTACTGGCACTCGCCAGAAAGAAAATTTCAGAAAAGTGGTGGATGGCAGTATTGGTGACGGGCCAATTGTACCAAAAGAAAGACCTTATCAAACCATCATTTTCAGTAATTGCAAAAGAGTCACTATAAAAGATGTTTTCATAACACAATCTACTTTCTGGACTATTTTGATAGCCGATTGCGACAGTGTTTTAATTGACGGAATACGTCTTTGGACCAATATGCTGGCGCCAAATGCAGATGGAATTGATATTACTTCAGGAAAAAATATCACGATTAGTAATTGTGATGTTCGCACAGGAGACGATGCAATTATTGTTGTGGGGTATGCTTCGCATTTTGAAGTTCCCGGTTTTAAAGATTTACGTCATTCTTCAGAAAATATTAATATTATAAATTGTAATCTTCAATCTGCTTCAAGTGCTATTAGAATAGGTTATTTCGATCATAATTCGGTTCGAAATATCAATATTTCCAATTGTAATATTACGAATTCAACTAGAGGAATTGGGATATTTCTGAGAGATCAAGGTTCCTTAGAAAACATAAATGTATCGAATGTAAATATAGAAACCAAGCTTAGAACTGGCGATTGGTGGGGAAATGGAGAACCAATTCATATTTCGGCAGTTCGCGGAAAAGTAAAAGTAGCTGGTACAGAAACAGAAAAATTAGGCATAATCAAAAACGTGACTTTTAGCAACGTAAACTGTAAAGCCGAAAACGGAATTTTAGTATATGGTTCTGAAGAAAGCCGACTTCAAAACATCAATTTCAAAAATGTAACTTTTGATTTTGTAGACAGCAAACTAAACGATGTAGCTGGCGGAAATATCGATTTAAGAGGATGTCTGGATGAAAAACAACAGCTTTTTCAACGTGACATTCCGGGAATTTACGGACAATATGTTGACAACTTAACTATTGAAGACTTCAAATTAACTTGGACAGGTACCAGAATGCCTTACTTTACCAATGGTATCGAAATTAATAATTTCAACGATGTACGTATTGCAAATTTTAAAGGATCCGCATCTCCAATAAACAAAATGGCTGTTCCTGTTTTGCTTGAAAATGGTACAAATGCCGACTTAGTTTTAGATAAAAAAATTATTGCAAAAAAGATTAACGTAAAAAATTAA